One genomic window of Corvus moneduloides isolate bCorMon1 chromosome 14, bCorMon1.pri, whole genome shotgun sequence includes the following:
- the NDUFA1 gene encoding NADH dehydrogenase [ubiquinone] 1 alpha subcomplex subunit 1 yields MWYEILPGMAIMGVCLSVPGIATVFMHRVCHGGKEKRIARYPYEWTLLERDRRLSGVNKHYVPKGLENID; encoded by the exons ATGTGGTACGAGATCCTGCCCGGCATGGCCATCATGGGCGTCTGCCTCAGCGTCCCCGGCATCGCCACCGTCTTTATGCACCGCGTGTGCCACGGCGGCAAG gaGAAGAGGATCGCCCGCTATCCCTACGAGTGGACCCTGCTGGAAAGGGACCGGCGGCTGTCGGGGGTCAACAAGCACTATGTGCCCAAG ggtCTGGAGAACATAGACTAA
- the AKAP14 gene encoding A-kinase anchor protein 14: MDKEEEKAASEEKDHIPPENERSGTDKCLPEAKEKEKETKHFIRNILWTTAKNFTVERGWQQIEELISHHSQISSTRQRESQCDAFIQQTWDIHESWLHHSEFLKEEELKDSKRYHYRACWGIPTHRKPIPQATASVYFVIVISKFRPDTTPVEVFYRLESSRLIRRPEQCQFREKWLKDIIENKIACTERLAFR, from the exons ATGgacaaggaagaggaaaaagctgcCAGTGAGGAGAAAGATCACATCCCCCCAGAAAATGAGAGAAGCGGTACAGACAAATGCCTTCCAGAGgccaaggaaaaagagaaag AAACCAAGCATTTCATCAGAAATATCCTGTGGACCACAGCCAAGAACTTCACAGTGGAGAGAGGATGGCAGCAAATTGAAGAACTTATTTCT CACCACTCTCAAATCAGCTCTACTAGACAGAGGGAGTCTCAGTGTGATGCATTTATTCAACAGACATGGGACATTCACGAGAGCTGGCTTCACCACTCAGAATTTCTCAAGGAAGAAGAACTGAAGGACAGCAAGAGGTACCATTACAGAGCTTGCTGGGGCATCCCAACACACAGAAAACCCATCCCACAAGCAACAGCTAGTGTCTACTTTGTTATCGTGATCTCCAAATTCAGACCTGAC ACCACACCTGTGGAGGTCTTCTACAGGCTGGAGTCCAGCAGGCTGATACGGAG GCCAGAACAGTGTCAGTTTAGAGAGAAGTGGCTTAAGGacataattgaaaataaaatagcgTGCACAGAAAGACTTGCTTTCCGATGA
- the NKAP gene encoding NF-kappa-B-activating protein, with amino-acid sequence MAPASRSRSPSAPSPERRGRRWRSRSRSRSRSRERNGPRRLSHRRSRSRSRSPGAPRSSAHHGHHHHGKGWPEYYEKEKEEILRQRRLNERERIGELGAPEVWGLSPKVPDPDSDEHTPVEDEEAKSKSSSSDSSSEEEKKKKKKRKKKKGKASKRKRRKHSEDSDSDSESEQNSSDEDKKKSKKRKKKTKKKKYKKKKAEKSRKESSDSSSEDSDDEVLQGDDLWIERSKNTEADSLIGPEAPKTHASQDDRPLNYGHALLPGEGAAMAEYVKAGKRIPRRGEIGLTSEEIASFESSGYVMSGSRHRRMEAVRLRKENQIYSADEKRALASFNQEERRKRENKILASFREMVYRKTKGKEEK; translated from the exons ATGGCGCCCGCgtcccgctcccgctccccgagcgcccccagccccgagcgccgcggccgccggtggcggtcccggtcccggtcgCGGTCCCGGTCCCGCGAGCGCAATGGCCCGAGGCGCCTGAGCCACCGACGGAGCCGCAGCCGGTCCCGGAGCCCCGGCGCGCCGCGCTCCTCCGCGCACCACGGGCACCACCACCACGGCAAGGGCTGGCCTGAGTACTAcgagaaggagaaggaggagatcCTGCGGCAGAG GAGACtcaatgagagagagagaattggAGAACTAGGGGCACCTGAAGTCTGGGGGCTGTCCCCAAAAGTTCCTGACCCCGA ttccGATGAGCACACACCAGTAGAAGATGAAGAGGCAAAATCTAAGAGTAGTTCTTCAGATTCTAGCTCAGAAG aggaaaagaagaaaaagaagaaaagaaaaaagaaaaaaggtaaagcGTCCAAAAGAAAGCGCAGGAAACATTCTGAGGACAGCGACAGTGACTCAGAGTCTGAGCAGAACTCCAGTG atgaggataaaaagaaaagcaagaagaggaaaaagaagaccAAAAA GAAGAAgtataagaaaaagaaagctgagaagagcaggaaggaatCCAGTGATTCAAGTAGCGAAGATTCCGATGATGAAGTCCTTCAAGGGGATGATCTCTGGATTGAGAGGTCAA AAAATACTGAAGCTGATAGTTTGATTGGACCTGAGGCTCCTAAAACTCATGCGTCTCAGGATGACAGGCCTTTGAA CTATGGACATGCCCTCCTGCCCGGCGAAGGTGCAGCCATGGCAGAGTACGTAAAAGCAGGGAAACGCATTCCCCGCAGAGGTGAAATCGGCTTGACGAGTGAAGAGATTGCATCATTTGAGAGCTCTGGTTATGTCATGAGTGGCAGCAG ACATCGCCGCATGGAAGCTGTGCGTCTGCGTAAAGAGAACCAGATCTACAGCGCAGATGAGAAGAGAGCTCTGGCATCCTTCAaccaggaggagaggaggaaacgAGAGAATAAGATCCTTGCAAGCTTTCGAGAGATGGTCTACAGAAAGACTaaaggcaaagaggaaaaataa
- the ZBTB33 gene encoding transcriptional regulator Kaiso isoform X1, which yields MDACAAAVEGMEGKKLISATDTQYSSVLLQSLNEQRGHGLFCDVTVIVEDRKFRAHRNILSASSTYFHQLFSVAGQVVELSFVRAEIFAEILNYIYSSKIISIRSDLLDELIKSGQQLGVKFIADLGIPPAEGKNVLSEVKDSASETSASSPNQRDAETQVTVIRPDSQEATDGMPVITQSFSLHGIEYETTKITVSDSDDEDDDVIFCSEIVPPKECTKDKNTASQNQPCSSPAGASDQKSCGSGGSPHLTNTTAAQNLALSASQLSPNQTQSGAESLVSATPQHFTPNIIVLNKPLLNSSLGASSLHQTHVTPTINLLEENQQPPNNGSVTEVEATAVDDEEVVEDDVDIISSSSPGSVSSSSLVQQPAVLKAVSTEGTGVQKKQVVTFSQEPSAKPGEFKIKISDVLSGNNKELSSGLASKNVADGQKIITLDTATEIGGLSTGCKVYANIGEDTYDIVIPVKGDSEEAEAKPDDMPTKSGDESPKGKRMKVKHDDHYELIVDGRVYYICIVCKRSYACLTSLRRHFNVHSWEKKYPCRYCDKIFALAEYRTKHELHHTGERRYQCLTCGKSFISYQITASHIRSVHSQDPSGDTKLYRLHPCRSLQIRQYAYISDRPSSVPVINEGGIVYRVGSGKDGTEGTTSNPPAKQITWDDIFVPQGNETIFKQNPSEGSTEFEFVIPESY from the exons ATGGACGCGTGCGCGGCGGCGGTGGAAg gaatggaggggaaaaaacttaTTTCTGCAACAGACACGCAGTATTCTAGCGTGCTCCTTCAGTCTTTGAATGAGCAACGTGGCCATGGACTTTTTTGTGATGTTACAGTCATCGTGGAAGACCGGAAATTCCGAGCTCACAGAAACATTCTTTCAGCCTCAAGCACTTATTTTCACCAGCTTTTCTCAGTGGCTGGTCAAGTGGTTGAACTGAGCTTTGTAAGAGCAGAAATTTTTGCAGAAATTCTTAATTATATTTATAGTTCCAAAATAATCAGCATTCGATCTGATTTACTTGATGAACTGATTAAatcagggcagcagctgggtgTTAAATTCATAGCTGATCTGGGCATACCTCCGGCTGAAGGCAAAAATGTGCTAAGTGAGGTGAAAGACAGTGCTTCAGAAACTTCAGCTTCTAGTCCAAATCAAAGAGATGCTGAAACGCAGGTAACTGTAATCAGGCCAGATAGTCAAGAGGCAACAGATGGGATGCCAGTTATAACACAGTCATTCTCCTTACATGGCATAGAATATGAGACTACAAAAATTACAGTGAGTGATTcggatgatgaggatgatgatgtAATTTTTTGTTCTGAGATTGTTCCTCCAAAAGAATGTACTAAAGACAAAAATACTGCAAGCCAGAACCAGCCTTGCTCAAGTCCAGCTGGAGCTTCTGACCAAAAATCCTGTGGCAGTGGTGGCTCTCCCCATTTGACAAAcaccacagcagctcagaaCCTCGCTTTGTCTGCCAGTCAGCTAAGCCCAAACCAAACACAATCAGGTGCTGAATCACTTGTCTCGGCAACACCGCAGCATTTTACTCCTAATATCATTGTGCTAAACAAGCCTCTGCTTAACTCATCACTTGGTGCCAGCTCCTTGCATCAAACACATGTGACTCCTACAATTAATTTACTTGAGGAGAACCAGCAGCCACCCAATAATGGCTCCGTAACTGAAGTGGAAGCAACTGCTGTTGATGATGAAGAGGTTGTTGAAGATGATGTTGATATCATTAGTTCCTCTAGTCCTGGTTCggtcagcagcagctctttggtTCAGCAACCTGCTGTTCTTAAGGCAGTGAGCACTGAAGGAACAGGTGTACAGAAAAAACAGGTTGTTACATTTTCACAAGAGCCTTCTGCTAAACCtggagaatttaaaataaaaatctcagatGTCCTTTCGGGAAACAACAAAGAATTAAGTTCGGGTCTAGCATCAAAGAATGTGGCAGATGGGCAGAAAATCATAACATTAGATACAGCAACTGAAATAGGAGGCTTATCCACAGGCTGTAAGGTTTATGCAAATATCGGTGAGGATACCTACGACATAGTCATCCCTGTGAAGGGTGATTCCGAGGAAGCAGAAGCCAAGCCTGATGACATGCCCACAAAGTCTGGTGATGAATCTCCAAAGGGAAAACGCATGAAAGTAAAGCACGATGACCACTATGAGCTCATAGTGGATGGCAGAGTCTACTACATTTGTATCGTGTGCAAGAGGTCATACGCATGTCTGACGAGCTTGCGGAGACATTTCAATGTCCACTCCTGGGAGAAGAAGTACCCGTGTCGCTACTGTGACAAAATTTTTGCTCTTGCAGAGTATCGTACCAAGCACGAACTTCACCACACCGGGGAGCGAAGGTACCAGTGCTTGACGTGTGGCAAATCTTTCATCAGCTACCAAATTACGGCCTCCCACATAAGATCGGTGCACAGCCAAGACCCTTCTGGAGACACCAAGCTGTACCGGCTGCACCCCTGCAGGTCCCTGCAGATCAGACAGTATGCCTACATTAGTGACCGCCCCAGCAGTGTCCCGGTGATAAATGAGGGGGGAATTGTCTATCGTGTTGGCTCAGGGAAGGATGGCACTGAAGGAACAACATCCAACCCTCCAGCTAAACAAATCACCTGGGATGACATTTTCGTTCCACAgggaaatgaaacaatttttaaacaaaacccatcAGAGGGAAGTACGGAATTTGAGTTCGTGATACCAGAATcttactga
- the ZBTB33 gene encoding transcriptional regulator Kaiso isoform X2, with product MEGKKLISATDTQYSSVLLQSLNEQRGHGLFCDVTVIVEDRKFRAHRNILSASSTYFHQLFSVAGQVVELSFVRAEIFAEILNYIYSSKIISIRSDLLDELIKSGQQLGVKFIADLGIPPAEGKNVLSEVKDSASETSASSPNQRDAETQVTVIRPDSQEATDGMPVITQSFSLHGIEYETTKITVSDSDDEDDDVIFCSEIVPPKECTKDKNTASQNQPCSSPAGASDQKSCGSGGSPHLTNTTAAQNLALSASQLSPNQTQSGAESLVSATPQHFTPNIIVLNKPLLNSSLGASSLHQTHVTPTINLLEENQQPPNNGSVTEVEATAVDDEEVVEDDVDIISSSSPGSVSSSSLVQQPAVLKAVSTEGTGVQKKQVVTFSQEPSAKPGEFKIKISDVLSGNNKELSSGLASKNVADGQKIITLDTATEIGGLSTGCKVYANIGEDTYDIVIPVKGDSEEAEAKPDDMPTKSGDESPKGKRMKVKHDDHYELIVDGRVYYICIVCKRSYACLTSLRRHFNVHSWEKKYPCRYCDKIFALAEYRTKHELHHTGERRYQCLTCGKSFISYQITASHIRSVHSQDPSGDTKLYRLHPCRSLQIRQYAYISDRPSSVPVINEGGIVYRVGSGKDGTEGTTSNPPAKQITWDDIFVPQGNETIFKQNPSEGSTEFEFVIPESY from the coding sequence atggaggggaaaaaacttaTTTCTGCAACAGACACGCAGTATTCTAGCGTGCTCCTTCAGTCTTTGAATGAGCAACGTGGCCATGGACTTTTTTGTGATGTTACAGTCATCGTGGAAGACCGGAAATTCCGAGCTCACAGAAACATTCTTTCAGCCTCAAGCACTTATTTTCACCAGCTTTTCTCAGTGGCTGGTCAAGTGGTTGAACTGAGCTTTGTAAGAGCAGAAATTTTTGCAGAAATTCTTAATTATATTTATAGTTCCAAAATAATCAGCATTCGATCTGATTTACTTGATGAACTGATTAAatcagggcagcagctgggtgTTAAATTCATAGCTGATCTGGGCATACCTCCGGCTGAAGGCAAAAATGTGCTAAGTGAGGTGAAAGACAGTGCTTCAGAAACTTCAGCTTCTAGTCCAAATCAAAGAGATGCTGAAACGCAGGTAACTGTAATCAGGCCAGATAGTCAAGAGGCAACAGATGGGATGCCAGTTATAACACAGTCATTCTCCTTACATGGCATAGAATATGAGACTACAAAAATTACAGTGAGTGATTcggatgatgaggatgatgatgtAATTTTTTGTTCTGAGATTGTTCCTCCAAAAGAATGTACTAAAGACAAAAATACTGCAAGCCAGAACCAGCCTTGCTCAAGTCCAGCTGGAGCTTCTGACCAAAAATCCTGTGGCAGTGGTGGCTCTCCCCATTTGACAAAcaccacagcagctcagaaCCTCGCTTTGTCTGCCAGTCAGCTAAGCCCAAACCAAACACAATCAGGTGCTGAATCACTTGTCTCGGCAACACCGCAGCATTTTACTCCTAATATCATTGTGCTAAACAAGCCTCTGCTTAACTCATCACTTGGTGCCAGCTCCTTGCATCAAACACATGTGACTCCTACAATTAATTTACTTGAGGAGAACCAGCAGCCACCCAATAATGGCTCCGTAACTGAAGTGGAAGCAACTGCTGTTGATGATGAAGAGGTTGTTGAAGATGATGTTGATATCATTAGTTCCTCTAGTCCTGGTTCggtcagcagcagctctttggtTCAGCAACCTGCTGTTCTTAAGGCAGTGAGCACTGAAGGAACAGGTGTACAGAAAAAACAGGTTGTTACATTTTCACAAGAGCCTTCTGCTAAACCtggagaatttaaaataaaaatctcagatGTCCTTTCGGGAAACAACAAAGAATTAAGTTCGGGTCTAGCATCAAAGAATGTGGCAGATGGGCAGAAAATCATAACATTAGATACAGCAACTGAAATAGGAGGCTTATCCACAGGCTGTAAGGTTTATGCAAATATCGGTGAGGATACCTACGACATAGTCATCCCTGTGAAGGGTGATTCCGAGGAAGCAGAAGCCAAGCCTGATGACATGCCCACAAAGTCTGGTGATGAATCTCCAAAGGGAAAACGCATGAAAGTAAAGCACGATGACCACTATGAGCTCATAGTGGATGGCAGAGTCTACTACATTTGTATCGTGTGCAAGAGGTCATACGCATGTCTGACGAGCTTGCGGAGACATTTCAATGTCCACTCCTGGGAGAAGAAGTACCCGTGTCGCTACTGTGACAAAATTTTTGCTCTTGCAGAGTATCGTACCAAGCACGAACTTCACCACACCGGGGAGCGAAGGTACCAGTGCTTGACGTGTGGCAAATCTTTCATCAGCTACCAAATTACGGCCTCCCACATAAGATCGGTGCACAGCCAAGACCCTTCTGGAGACACCAAGCTGTACCGGCTGCACCCCTGCAGGTCCCTGCAGATCAGACAGTATGCCTACATTAGTGACCGCCCCAGCAGTGTCCCGGTGATAAATGAGGGGGGAATTGTCTATCGTGTTGGCTCAGGGAAGGATGGCACTGAAGGAACAACATCCAACCCTCCAGCTAAACAAATCACCTGGGATGACATTTTCGTTCCACAgggaaatgaaacaatttttaaacaaaacccatcAGAGGGAAGTACGGAATTTGAGTTCGTGATACCAGAATcttactga